CGTCCCGCGTGAATCGTGGAGGATACCGCATCAATCTTGATCCGTATGGAGTGAAAAGCGCCAAAAAACTGCAAAAAAGACAACCCGTACTTGTACAAAAGCAAAAAACATCATCACATTCTCTTTTCGGAAAAAATCAGTAAGCTGCTTAGTGTCAGCATCCCTCGGGCCGCCTTTGCAAATTCAGCATCAACGGTTTCTGCACAGCCGGCACCGCCCTGGAAAAATTCTTTGGGATGTCGTTTTTCCCTCTACTCCCTTATAATAAAAAACATGAAATGTTACAGGAGAGTGAACAATGAAAAGAACAGAAGCTGTTGCATACGAAGCGATTCCATTTGAACGGGAAGACGTTTTCATATCATATAAAATACTTGCCCGCGGAAAACCATATTCGGTTATCCTTGAAAGCGGCCAGCGCGGGGATTACACAATAGTCGGACTTGATCCGGATGCTGTCCTGAAAGGGAAAAACGGCAAGTTGTCGATCACCCAAAACGGGGTGGTTACGACTATCGAAGGGGATGTCCTATCCTCCATGAAAATGTTCATGGGACAATTTGATGAAACGCCGATATCCGGGCTTCCTGATTTCCAGGGTGGTGCTGTCGGATACTTAAGCTATGATTATGTACGCGAAATCGAAGAATTGCCATCCTTGAGCACTGATGATCTTGAGATGCCAGATCTGTATTTTGCGGTGTACCGTGATGTGTTTGTATATGACCATCAGGCTGAGAAGTTTTTTCTCATTGCGCGTGCTGACACTTTAAAACAGGCAGAGGAAAAAGCGGCAGCGTACAAAGCGATGTGGTTGGACGCGTCCTCCTTAGTAGAACCTGCTAATGGGGAGCCAAACCCGCTGCCGGCAAACCATTCACTTTCTGTTTCAATGGATGAAGCCGCCTTTATGAATGCGGTTGAGGCTGTTCAGGAATATATAAGGTCTGGCGATGTTTTCCAGGTAAACCTTTCTGTCCGTCAGACACAGCCGCTGTTGACGGAGCCGCTGGCAATTTATGAGGAATTGAGAAAGCTTAACCCTTCTCCATATATGGGCTATCTGCATTTTCCCGAGTTCCAGCTTGTCAATGGTTCACCGGAATTGCTTGTAAAGAAAAAAGGTTCGTCTGTCAGCACCCGCCCGATCGCCGGCACCAGATCCCGTGGTAAAACCGAAGAAGAGGATTTCTCACTTGCGTCTGAACTGATCAACAATGAAAAAGAGCGGGCTGAACACGTCATGCTCGTCGATCTGGAGCGGAATGATCTTGGTAAAGTATGCCGCTACGGTACGGTAACAGTCGATGAGTTTATGACAATTGAGCGGTATTCCCATGTCATGCATATCGTGTCAAATGTGACAGGGCAGCTTGCCGGCGGATATGACGGCTATGATTTGATCAGGGCGGCGTTTCCGGGCGGCACAATTACCGGCGCCCCCAAGGTGAGGACAATGGAAATCATCGAAGAACTCGAACCCGTCCGCCGGGGTGTATACACCGGTTCAATCGGCTGGGTAGGGTTTTCGGGTGACCTTGAAATGAACATCACCATCAGGACGCTTGTCGCAAAGGATGGACAGGCCCATGTCCAGGCGGGTGCCGGCATCGTCATCGATTCACACCCGAAACATGAATATAAAGAATCGCTTAAAAAGGCAAAGGCGCTCTGGACTGCGAAACAACAGAGCGAACAGCAGGAAAGGGGCATCGGCTTATGATTCTGATGATCGATAACTATGATTCATTTACGTACAATCTCGTCCAATATCTTGGGGAGCTCGGCGAAGAGGTGGTTGTCCGGCGGAATGATAAAATCAGCATCGGAGAAATTGAGGGGTTGGCCCCTGATGTGATCGTCATCTCTCCAGGACCGTGCACACCAAATGAAGCAGGGGTAAGCCTTGAAGCCATCAGGCATTTTGCAGGCACCATCCCGATTTTCGGCGTCTGCCTCGGTCATCAGTCGATTGCGCAGGCCTTCGGGGGAGAGGTTGTCCGGGCAGAGCGCTTGATGCACGGAAAAACATCCCCGGTGTTTCATGACGGCAAAACAATTTTCGAAAACATGGCCCGTCCGTTTCAGGCGACAAGATATCACTCGCTGATCGTCAAACGTGAATCTCTTCCTGATTGCTTTGAAATCTCGGCATGGACCGAAGAGGGTGAAATCATGGCGATCCGCCATAAAATGATGAAGGTTGAAGGTGTGCAATTTCACCCTGAATCGGTCATTACCGAAGACGGCATCGAACTGCTGCGGTCGTTCGTGTCCAGACATTCGCCTGGGAGCAACCTGGTATGCACATCTACCTGAATGGAGACATCCTTCCTGAAAAAGAGGCTGCAATTTCGCCGCTTGACCATGGGTATATGTACGGATTGGGCCTGTTTGAAACCTTCCCTGTGTACGGAAGGTGCCCGTTTTTGTTGGATGATCATTTGAAGCGCCTTCATGACGGACTTTCTGAGCTTGGCATCATGTTACAATGGAGCCGTGAACAGATCATAGAAAATCTTAACCGGCTGCTTGCTGCCAACGGACTTGAAAATGCTTATGTGCGCCTGAATGTTTCAGCCGGCAACGGGGCCGTCGGGCTGCAGACGGAACCTTACCGGCAGCCGACCCGCATCATCTACATGAAACCGCTCGATCCGACAGCCGGCATGCCGGAAAAAAGCGCGGTGTTCCTGAAAACGAAACGCAACACACCCGAGGGAAAGAGCAGGCTGAAATCCCATCATTATATGAACAACATCCTGGCCAAACAGGAAATCGGGGGAACCCCCGGCATTGAAGGTATTTTTCTTACCGAAAACGGATTTTTGGCCGAAGGCATCGTCTCCAACCTTTTCTGGATGAAAAACGGAAAGCTTTATACACCAGCTGTTGAAACCGGTATTCTTGCGGGAATCATGCGGAAATTCGTGCTTGCCCTTGCCCGCCAGGCCGGTATTCCCGCAGCGGAAGGGTTTTACCGGAAGAAAGAGCTTCTGGAGAGTGATGAAGCATTTATAACGAATTCCATCCAGGGAA
This DNA window, taken from Bacillus marinisedimentorum, encodes the following:
- the pabC gene encoding aminodeoxychorismate lyase; translated protein: MHIYLNGDILPEKEAAISPLDHGYMYGLGLFETFPVYGRCPFLLDDHLKRLHDGLSELGIMLQWSREQIIENLNRLLAANGLENAYVRLNVSAGNGAVGLQTEPYRQPTRIIYMKPLDPTAGMPEKSAVFLKTKRNTPEGKSRLKSHHYMNNILAKQEIGGTPGIEGIFLTENGFLAEGIVSNLFWMKNGKLYTPAVETGILAGIMRKFVLALARQAGIPAAEGFYRKKELLESDEAFITNSIQGIVPLDKIGTTELPGKRGAAAMDLYKKYIQARTNLWSIYDLQSGGRSQ
- the pabA gene encoding aminodeoxychorismate/anthranilate synthase component II codes for the protein MILMIDNYDSFTYNLVQYLGELGEEVVVRRNDKISIGEIEGLAPDVIVISPGPCTPNEAGVSLEAIRHFAGTIPIFGVCLGHQSIAQAFGGEVVRAERLMHGKTSPVFHDGKTIFENMARPFQATRYHSLIVKRESLPDCFEISAWTEEGEIMAIRHKMMKVEGVQFHPESVITEDGIELLRSFVSRHSPGSNLVCTST
- the pabB gene encoding aminodeoxychorismate synthase, component I, producing MKRTEAVAYEAIPFEREDVFISYKILARGKPYSVILESGQRGDYTIVGLDPDAVLKGKNGKLSITQNGVVTTIEGDVLSSMKMFMGQFDETPISGLPDFQGGAVGYLSYDYVREIEELPSLSTDDLEMPDLYFAVYRDVFVYDHQAEKFFLIARADTLKQAEEKAAAYKAMWLDASSLVEPANGEPNPLPANHSLSVSMDEAAFMNAVEAVQEYIRSGDVFQVNLSVRQTQPLLTEPLAIYEELRKLNPSPYMGYLHFPEFQLVNGSPELLVKKKGSSVSTRPIAGTRSRGKTEEEDFSLASELINNEKERAEHVMLVDLERNDLGKVCRYGTVTVDEFMTIERYSHVMHIVSNVTGQLAGGYDGYDLIRAAFPGGTITGAPKVRTMEIIEELEPVRRGVYTGSIGWVGFSGDLEMNITIRTLVAKDGQAHVQAGAGIVIDSHPKHEYKESLKKAKALWTAKQQSEQQERGIGL